One genomic window of Quadrisphaera setariae includes the following:
- a CDS encoding metallopeptidase family protein: MPSAHGVRRRRRDRHGRGLRGPLMPPELPGTRTRAERFDDLVLDAVERLERRWAEPMAAVEFAVEDVPPGDSAAWERPEVALGRFFPATRTQRARIVLYRRPLETRSTDEADLASLVHEVVVEQVAAATGMTPEQVDPRYRADDD; encoded by the coding sequence GTGCCCAGCGCCCACGGAGTCCGCCGTCGCCGCCGCGACCGCCACGGCCGCGGGCTGCGAGGTCCGCTCATGCCGCCGGAGCTGCCCGGCACGCGCACCCGCGCCGAGCGCTTCGACGACCTCGTCCTGGACGCCGTCGAGCGCCTCGAGCGCCGCTGGGCCGAGCCGATGGCCGCGGTGGAGTTCGCGGTGGAGGACGTCCCCCCGGGCGACTCCGCCGCGTGGGAGCGGCCCGAGGTGGCCCTCGGCCGCTTCTTCCCCGCCACGCGGACGCAGCGCGCGCGGATCGTGCTGTACCGCCGCCCGCTGGAGACCCGCAGCACCGACGAGGCGGACCTCGCCTCCCTCGTGCACGAGGTGGTGGTCGAGCAGGTCGCCGCGGCCACGGGCATGACCCCCGAGCAGGTGGACCCCCGCTACCGGGCCGACGACGACTGA
- a CDS encoding cytochrome c oxidase assembly protein — protein MVEQVVVGAAATVPGPLTPSAALGTWTVDPAAVAVAVLLVAGQLWLVRRARSRGHRWPWWRTAVGAVLGPGVLLLASCSFLAVYREVAFWPGALASALLLVVVPAGIAVGDPLRLLRLAGVLPPRQDDDAGRRLTRRVLALPVVGALAGVALQLALFLSPWWAATLRSGPVRSGTGLALVAVGTLFALPVFAADDGPGTGGTSGAAGLRVLLAFVDGVVDAVPGLVVGVSGAAVAGGWYVAHRLPGSMTAPQDQLLGGTLSVVVAEVVAVPLLLLACRRWARADAAQAAREDALLDALERGGPAVTDR, from the coding sequence GTGGTGGAGCAGGTGGTGGTGGGCGCCGCAGCGACGGTGCCGGGCCCTCTGACCCCGTCCGCGGCGCTGGGCACGTGGACGGTCGACCCCGCCGCGGTCGCGGTGGCGGTGCTCCTGGTGGCCGGCCAGCTGTGGCTGGTGCGACGAGCGCGCAGCAGGGGCCACCGGTGGCCGTGGTGGCGCACAGCGGTGGGCGCCGTGCTGGGCCCGGGGGTGCTGCTCCTGGCCAGCTGCTCGTTCCTGGCCGTCTACCGCGAGGTGGCCTTCTGGCCCGGGGCGCTGGCCAGCGCGCTGCTGCTCGTCGTCGTCCCCGCGGGGATCGCCGTGGGCGACCCGCTGCGGCTGCTGCGCCTGGCCGGCGTGCTACCGCCCCGCCAGGACGACGACGCGGGCCGTCGGCTGACCCGGCGGGTGCTGGCGCTGCCGGTGGTCGGCGCGCTGGCGGGGGTGGCGCTGCAGCTGGCGCTGTTCCTCAGCCCGTGGTGGGCCGCCACGCTCCGCTCCGGACCGGTCAGGTCCGGAACGGGCCTGGCGCTGGTGGCGGTGGGGACGCTGTTCGCCCTGCCCGTCTTCGCCGCCGACGACGGCCCGGGCACCGGCGGCACCTCGGGCGCGGCGGGGCTGCGGGTGCTGCTCGCCTTCGTCGACGGGGTGGTCGACGCGGTGCCCGGCCTGGTGGTGGGCGTGAGCGGCGCCGCGGTGGCGGGCGGCTGGTACGTCGCGCACCGCCTCCCCGGGTCCATGACCGCCCCGCAGGACCAGCTGCTCGGCGGGACCCTGTCGGTGGTGGTGGCGGAGGTGGTGGCCGTGCCGCTGCTGCTCCTCGCGTGCCGCCGCTGGGCCCGCGCCGACGCGGCGCAGGCCGCCCGCGAGGACGCCCTGCTGGACGCCCTGGAACGCGGGGGTCCCGCGGTCACGGACCGGTGA